A stretch of Lathyrus oleraceus cultivar Zhongwan6 chromosome 6, CAAS_Psat_ZW6_1.0, whole genome shotgun sequence DNA encodes these proteins:
- the LOC127095500 gene encoding uncharacterized protein LOC127095500: MGQIAQQLASNSQAPGTLPSGTITNPQEYNTVNAVTTRSGKSTEVNDIEKDGLIEVDLEIKETKVQDEEAIPPPVQDKEKVPKPIIKLPYPPRQKKKNQHEKNFEKFPEMFKKLEINIPFSEALEQMPIYAKFMKDTISKKRSTDTEPIILTETCNVVLQGMKIPVKKKDMGSVTIPCTIGDRKFKKALIDLGASVSLMPLSIYKKLGIGSVQDTRMTL, translated from the coding sequence ATGGGACAGATAGCACAACAATTAGCATCCAACTCTCAAGCCCCTGGAACCCTACCTAGTGGTACGATAACAAATCCGCAGGAATATAACACTGTTAACGCTGTCACAAcccgaagtggaaagtcaacCGAGGTTAATGATATCGAAAAAGATGGATTAATagaggtggatttagaaatcaaggaaacaaaaGTCCAAGATGAAGAAGCAATACCACCTCCTGTCCAGGATAAGGAAAAGGTTCCTAAACCCATAATCAAACTTCCTTACCCTCCACGacagaagaagaagaatcaaCATGAGAAGAATTTCGAGAAATTTCCGGAAATGTTCAAGAAACTCGAAATCAATATCCCTTTTTCGGAAGCattggaacaaatgccaatatatgccaagttcatgaaagacacAATTTCCAAGAAGCGTTCCACTGATACTGAACCGATCATTCTGACTGAAACATGCAATGTCGttctccaaggcatgaaaataccagtgaaaaagaaagacatgGGATCAGTTACTATTCCTTGCACTATTGGTGATcgaaaattcaagaaggctctgattgacttaggagcAAGTGTAAGTTTGATGCCACTATCCATCTATAAGAAGCTAGGCATCGGTTCTGTTCAAGACACTCGAATGACCCTTTAG